One stretch of Chitinophaga pendula DNA includes these proteins:
- a CDS encoding cellulase family glycosylhydrolase → MNLLKISCFVASLALLALLPAKSHSQGFLKAKDQQIVNETGKPVILRGIGLGGWMLQEGYMLRINSNGQQHKIRERIKDLIGEKQTQEFYDTWLANHTTKRDIDSLKAWGFNSVRLPMHYNLYTLPIEKEPVRGQQTWLEKGFALTDSLLSWCKANNMYLILDLHATPGGQGNDLNISDRDTSKPSLWDSEANQQKTIALWKRLASRYANEPGIAGYDLINEPNWGFEDKNDRNGQKEQKNAPLRKLLMEITAAIRSVDKKHIIIIEGNAWGNNYNGMLPTWDDNMVLSYHKYWNNNDESSIRHILETRSKYNVPVWLGETGENSNVWFTEAIRLLESHQIGWAWWPLKKLGANNPLQIRSNPNYDDLVAYWSGQSKHKPKESNAYSGLLELAAYTNIRSNIVHRDVIDAMIRQPFNPTAVPFKNHRLTKGYTLKAVDYDLGPNGVAYFDTDTADYHISNGQRSGGNRGRTYRNDGVDIRKEESRYESYYITDTEAGEWLQYTVDVPANAAYTIELLTGGQKPGKVTLSTGNTELAKEIAIPAAKGPEDWQTVTLENMQLKKGKQTIRILIGTGGFTLKEIRFK, encoded by the coding sequence ATGAATCTACTCAAAATAAGCTGCTTCGTCGCTTCTCTGGCGCTACTAGCCCTCTTGCCGGCTAAAAGCCATAGCCAGGGATTCCTCAAAGCAAAAGATCAACAGATAGTGAATGAGACCGGCAAACCGGTCATCCTCCGCGGTATCGGCCTCGGTGGCTGGATGCTGCAGGAAGGATACATGTTACGTATCAATAGCAATGGCCAGCAACACAAGATCCGCGAAAGAATCAAGGACCTCATCGGAGAAAAACAAACACAGGAATTCTATGACACCTGGCTGGCAAACCATACCACCAAAAGAGATATCGACTCCCTTAAAGCATGGGGCTTCAACAGCGTACGCCTCCCCATGCACTATAACCTATATACCCTCCCGATCGAAAAAGAACCGGTACGGGGGCAACAAACATGGTTGGAAAAAGGATTCGCCCTCACCGATAGCCTCCTATCCTGGTGTAAAGCCAACAATATGTATCTCATCCTCGACCTGCATGCCACCCCCGGCGGCCAGGGCAACGACCTCAACATCTCCGATCGCGATACTTCCAAACCCTCCCTCTGGGACAGCGAAGCCAATCAGCAAAAGACCATCGCCCTCTGGAAACGACTGGCGTCCCGCTACGCCAATGAACCCGGTATCGCTGGTTATGACCTGATCAACGAACCTAACTGGGGCTTCGAAGATAAAAACGATCGCAACGGACAAAAAGAACAAAAGAATGCGCCCTTGCGTAAACTGCTGATGGAAATCACCGCCGCCATCCGCTCTGTCGATAAAAAACATATCATTATTATCGAAGGCAACGCATGGGGAAATAACTATAACGGTATGCTCCCCACCTGGGATGATAACATGGTGCTGAGCTATCACAAATACTGGAATAACAACGACGAAAGCTCCATCCGTCACATACTCGAAACCCGTTCAAAATACAATGTACCCGTTTGGCTGGGCGAAACAGGAGAAAACTCCAACGTTTGGTTCACAGAAGCGATCCGCCTCCTCGAATCCCACCAGATAGGCTGGGCATGGTGGCCGCTCAAAAAACTGGGCGCCAATAATCCCCTGCAGATCCGTTCCAATCCCAATTATGACGACCTCGTAGCCTACTGGAGCGGACAGTCCAAACATAAACCCAAAGAAAGCAATGCCTACAGCGGCCTGCTCGAACTGGCAGCATACACTAATATCCGCAGTAACATCGTACATCGGGATGTGATCGATGCCATGATCCGCCAACCGTTCAACCCCACCGCTGTCCCCTTCAAAAACCACCGCCTCACAAAAGGATACACCCTTAAAGCCGTGGACTATGACCTGGGACCTAACGGCGTCGCCTATTTTGATACAGATACCGCCGATTATCATATCTCCAACGGACAAAGAAGTGGTGGCAACCGGGGGCGTACCTACCGCAACGACGGCGTAGACATCCGGAAAGAAGAAAGCCGTTACGAAAGCTATTATATCACAGATACAGAAGCAGGAGAGTGGCTACAGTACACAGTAGACGTACCGGCAAATGCCGCTTATACCATAGAACTGCTCACCGGCGGACAAAAACCGGGTAAAGTAACCTTGTCAACAGGCAACACCGAACTGGCCAAAGAAATAGCAATACCAGCCGCCAAAGGCCCTGAAGACTGGCAAACAGTAACACTGGAAAATATGCAGCTGAAGAAAGGCAAACAAACAATTAGAATATTGATCGGAACCGGCGGGTTCACCCTTAAAGAGATCCGATTCAAATAA
- a CDS encoding EndoS/ChiA family endoglycosidase, giving the protein MKIKSNALLLLLALIAFNACRKDLVQDTIPSTSNNARTEAIAAAPRTPYVPKFMAYWLPYAGNDDEMALRDIPSSVNVLALFAGGIHPDTGTAALDIGLAISGPRKDWDKIIDTAHLLQAKGTKVILSLFVNDWTKAPANLDYDAFARAVKKRVLDEWKLDGIDLDIEGSPVDANTYKAVNSLAKYFGPSSGTNALLSAVVYETSGYDVLKNTPGVYDFVSTMDYWSVSSGSNQLTFTSIINTGVPAGQVLFGISAEKNFRSTSTAANVQKCVNWNPTQGTKGGIMVFDLGGDYTQGFPITKVITGKPAASGVTFYQDINYGGTASQALAPGNYTLSQLQAKGVANDWASSVKIPAGRKVIMYQHDNFTGTSWTLTADTPNFTSLSPNANDQVSSVKIQ; this is encoded by the coding sequence ATGAAAATCAAATCAAATGCACTTTTGCTGCTGTTGGCATTAATCGCTTTCAACGCCTGCCGGAAGGACCTGGTACAAGATACCATCCCTTCCACATCCAACAATGCCCGGACAGAAGCAATAGCTGCCGCTCCACGTACACCTTATGTCCCCAAATTTATGGCCTACTGGCTCCCATACGCCGGTAACGACGACGAGATGGCACTACGCGACATCCCCTCCTCCGTCAATGTATTAGCCCTCTTCGCAGGTGGCATCCACCCCGATACCGGTACCGCCGCCCTCGATATAGGCCTCGCCATAAGCGGCCCCCGCAAAGACTGGGATAAGATCATCGACACCGCACACCTGCTGCAGGCCAAAGGTACCAAAGTAATACTGTCATTATTCGTCAACGATTGGACCAAAGCACCGGCTAACCTCGACTACGACGCTTTCGCCAGAGCCGTAAAGAAAAGAGTATTGGATGAATGGAAACTGGATGGCATCGACCTCGACATAGAAGGTAGTCCGGTCGACGCAAACACCTACAAGGCCGTTAACAGCCTGGCTAAATATTTCGGTCCGAGCTCAGGCACCAATGCCCTTCTCTCCGCAGTAGTATACGAAACCTCGGGTTACGATGTGTTGAAAAATACCCCCGGTGTTTACGATTTCGTCTCTACTATGGACTATTGGTCAGTCTCCAGCGGTAGCAATCAATTAACCTTCACCTCAATTATCAATACAGGCGTACCAGCCGGGCAGGTACTGTTCGGCATATCCGCAGAAAAGAACTTCCGAAGTACCAGTACCGCGGCCAACGTACAGAAATGCGTGAACTGGAATCCCACCCAGGGTACAAAAGGTGGTATCATGGTCTTCGATCTCGGAGGAGACTATACTCAAGGATTTCCCATCACCAAGGTGATCACCGGCAAACCTGCTGCCTCCGGTGTAACCTTCTATCAGGATATCAACTATGGTGGCACCGCCTCGCAGGCACTCGCGCCAGGTAATTATACCTTATCCCAGCTACAGGCCAAAGGGGTAGCAAACGATTGGGCCTCCTCCGTCAAGATACCCGCCGGTCGTAAAGTAATTATGTATCAACACGACAATTTCACAGGCACCTCCTGGACATTAACGGCTGATACACCCAATTTTACAAGCCTGAGTCCCAACGCCAATGACCAGGTATCTTCCGTAAAGATCCAGTAA
- a CDS encoding response regulator transcription factor: MLPTILLVDDEEEILEFLERILRSKYTLLKAADGKQALQVLATAAVQLVICDVMMPEMDGFELCRLIKSDFEHSHVPVILLTAKNTLQAKIAGLELGADAYIEKPFSKEHLQAQIASLLTNRNMIREYFSSSPLVHIKSMAHTKADERFLETLHETISQHMEDVDLNVEQLARLMNMSRVTLYRKIKAVSDLSPLELINLIRLKRAAVLLAEGEHRIYEISNIIGFSSQSNFSRNFQRQFHMTPRDYVQLKQDERKFHSS, from the coding sequence ATGTTACCAACTATACTACTTGTCGATGACGAAGAGGAAATACTGGAGTTCCTGGAGCGTATACTCCGGTCCAAATATACTTTGCTGAAAGCTGCTGACGGGAAACAGGCTTTACAGGTACTGGCTACTGCGGCAGTACAGCTGGTGATCTGTGATGTGATGATGCCGGAGATGGATGGATTTGAGTTGTGCCGGTTGATCAAATCGGACTTTGAGCATTCTCATGTGCCGGTGATCCTGCTGACGGCTAAGAATACGCTGCAAGCGAAGATTGCCGGGCTGGAGCTGGGTGCGGATGCTTACATAGAGAAGCCATTTTCTAAGGAGCATCTGCAGGCGCAGATTGCCAGTTTGCTGACCAACCGTAATATGATACGGGAATACTTTTCCAGTTCTCCGCTGGTGCATATCAAAAGTATGGCACATACGAAGGCGGATGAGCGATTCCTGGAGACGCTGCATGAGACGATCTCCCAGCATATGGAGGATGTGGATCTGAATGTAGAGCAGCTGGCGAGGCTTATGAATATGAGCAGGGTGACGTTGTACCGGAAGATAAAGGCGGTCTCTGATCTCAGTCCGCTGGAACTGATCAACCTGATCCGGTTAAAGCGGGCGGCGGTATTGCTGGCGGAAGGTGAGCATCGTATTTACGAGATATCGAACATTATCGGCTTCAGCTCTCAAAGTAATTTCTCCCGTAATTTCCAGCGGCAGTTCCATATGACACCCCGTGATTATGTGCAGTTAAAGCAGGATGAGCGAAAATTTCATTCCTCCTGA
- a CDS encoding sensor histidine kinase has protein sequence MSVKVLHTNLRRPGVTTRSIFLLLLLLLCTYLLQAQPYYFRHYQVENGLSNNTINCSAQDKKGFLWLGTKEGLNRFDGYRFKLFTLEDTATHALTRDLIYCLFVDPKGTLWVGSQKGLYRYDEGKERLVKFIEGLPEIKTITMDRSGQLWFISDVTVCRYNFEGNRVTVFPARRFFAATTLCMSADGDMWFASLDGRIHRYDSSRGRFDPYSIFDHSPPITSCWVNRMLPSGPHSLFIGTFCQGVKEFDTQTGRYTDVLTYNPEKTTIFVHDIIRYSEREFWFATESGIFILDNERREFQHLRKQAMDPYSISDNAVYTLCKDLEGGVWAGTFFGGVNYYARPYTPFRKYYPNYQSNAISGNAVREICEDRYGQLWIGTEDAGLNRLDPATGHITQFKPTGSASSVAYYNIHGLLADGDDLWIGTHEHGLDVMDIRTGKVKRHYVAGDRPGQLHNNFVLCLLKSSDGQLFVGGGTTLYQYFAAGDRFEQCPEIPGGMIVSALLEDRQHTIWVTTFDHGVFYFNRRTGARGQFLNDPADPYSLPINTLNAICEDQRGDIWFATEGGGLCRLTPGSNRFIRYTTKEGLPSNYIFKVLEDDNHTLWLGTSKGLVHFNPDGNQVTVYTKANGLLNDQFNYSSGYKDRRGQLYFGSTKGMVSFHPDQFIPNNFHPPVYITGFQVDNKELTVRKDSQLLSKSIICTKEIVLPYDQSSFSLDFAALSYTSPEVTAYRYMMEGLDKEWTTIASNRKVYFTKLSPGDYTFRVQAAVNGFWPAEDRSLRIKILPPFWRTTWAYLLYTLLVLAICYLLVRNYHRRTQIKKEKEIYEAKIDFFTNVAHEIRTPLTLIKGPLENLLEHVPTTPDIEEDVLMMERNTNRLMALITQILDFRQTEIKGFRLDLAQVNINEILQGTFINFTPLAKKRSLQYEIELPAEPLYAAADEDALQKIISNLLSNAVKYSTGAVKVVLYPALSGTPHFVIECWSDGNQIPAEMAEKIFEPFFRLKETIRQKGTGIGLALARSLALLHKGELYLRTDAPEGWNVFVLTIPMEATGVRLSSPDVTSLYDHP, from the coding sequence TTGAGCGTCAAGGTATTGCATACGAATCTACGCCGACCCGGTGTCACTACAAGGAGCATCTTCTTATTACTCCTGTTATTGTTATGTACTTATTTATTGCAGGCTCAGCCTTACTATTTCCGTCATTACCAAGTAGAGAACGGGCTTTCTAATAATACGATCAACTGCAGTGCGCAGGACAAGAAGGGATTCCTATGGCTGGGGACGAAGGAAGGCTTGAATCGTTTTGACGGTTACCGTTTTAAGCTCTTTACGCTGGAGGATACGGCGACGCATGCATTGACGCGGGATTTGATCTATTGTCTTTTTGTAGATCCGAAAGGGACTTTATGGGTGGGTTCCCAGAAAGGGTTGTACCGATATGATGAGGGGAAGGAACGGCTGGTAAAGTTTATCGAAGGGTTGCCGGAGATCAAAACTATTACGATGGACCGTAGTGGGCAGTTGTGGTTTATTTCGGATGTGACGGTATGCCGGTACAATTTCGAGGGGAACCGGGTGACGGTTTTCCCGGCCCGTCGTTTTTTTGCGGCGACGACGTTGTGTATGTCTGCCGATGGGGATATGTGGTTTGCTTCACTGGATGGGCGGATACACCGGTATGACAGCAGCCGTGGCCGATTTGACCCTTATTCTATATTTGACCATTCTCCACCTATTACTTCCTGTTGGGTGAACCGGATGTTGCCATCGGGGCCGCATTCGTTGTTCATCGGTACTTTTTGCCAGGGGGTAAAAGAGTTTGATACGCAGACGGGGCGTTATACGGATGTGTTGACTTACAACCCGGAAAAGACGACCATTTTTGTACACGATATCATCCGATATTCGGAGCGGGAGTTCTGGTTTGCCACTGAGTCGGGGATTTTCATACTGGATAATGAGCGGCGGGAGTTCCAGCATTTGCGTAAGCAGGCAATGGACCCCTACTCTATTTCGGACAATGCGGTGTATACGCTTTGTAAGGACCTGGAAGGTGGGGTATGGGCCGGCACTTTCTTCGGCGGGGTGAACTATTATGCGCGGCCATATACTCCTTTCCGGAAATACTATCCTAATTATCAAAGTAATGCGATCAGTGGTAATGCGGTGCGGGAGATCTGCGAGGACCGGTACGGACAATTGTGGATCGGTACGGAGGATGCAGGTTTGAACCGGCTGGACCCTGCGACAGGTCATATTACGCAGTTCAAGCCGACCGGTAGTGCTTCGAGCGTGGCTTATTATAACATACACGGCCTGTTGGCTGACGGGGACGATCTCTGGATAGGGACGCATGAGCATGGTCTGGATGTGATGGATATCCGGACGGGTAAGGTAAAACGGCATTATGTAGCCGGCGATCGTCCGGGGCAGCTGCATAATAACTTTGTGCTGTGCCTGTTGAAATCTTCTGACGGGCAGTTATTTGTAGGCGGGGGTACTACGCTTTATCAATATTTTGCTGCCGGAGACCGGTTTGAGCAATGTCCGGAGATACCTGGTGGTATGATCGTTTCAGCGTTGCTGGAGGACCGGCAACATACGATCTGGGTGACGACCTTTGATCACGGTGTATTTTACTTTAACCGGCGGACGGGCGCCAGGGGACAGTTCCTGAACGATCCTGCTGATCCATATAGTCTGCCTATCAATACATTGAACGCTATCTGTGAGGACCAGCGCGGGGATATTTGGTTTGCGACGGAAGGCGGTGGGCTTTGCCGGTTGACACCCGGCAGTAACCGTTTTATCCGTTATACTACTAAAGAAGGGCTGCCCAGTAATTACATTTTCAAGGTACTGGAGGATGATAATCATACGCTTTGGCTGGGTACGTCCAAAGGGTTGGTGCACTTTAACCCGGACGGCAACCAGGTGACGGTATATACCAAAGCCAACGGATTGCTGAACGATCAATTCAACTACAGCTCGGGGTATAAGGACCGGCGAGGGCAGTTGTATTTCGGCAGTACCAAGGGGATGGTCTCTTTTCATCCCGATCAGTTTATCCCTAATAATTTCCATCCGCCAGTATATATCACGGGTTTCCAGGTCGATAATAAGGAGTTGACGGTGCGGAAGGACAGCCAGCTGTTGTCGAAGTCTATTATCTGTACCAAAGAGATCGTGCTGCCTTATGACCAGTCGTCGTTCAGCCTGGATTTTGCAGCGCTTAGTTATACTTCTCCGGAGGTGACCGCCTACCGTTATATGATGGAGGGATTGGATAAAGAGTGGACAACCATTGCATCTAACCGAAAGGTGTATTTTACCAAGTTGTCTCCCGGGGACTATACTTTCCGGGTGCAGGCGGCGGTAAACGGCTTCTGGCCAGCAGAAGACCGGTCGCTTCGAATCAAGATACTACCTCCTTTCTGGCGTACAACATGGGCTTATTTATTATATACCCTGTTGGTTTTGGCGATCTGTTACCTGCTGGTACGTAATTATCACCGGCGGACGCAGATCAAGAAGGAGAAAGAGATCTACGAAGCGAAGATCGACTTCTTCACCAATGTGGCACATGAGATCCGGACACCGTTGACACTTATCAAGGGTCCGTTGGAGAATCTGCTGGAGCATGTACCTACGACACCTGATATAGAGGAGGATGTGCTGATGATGGAACGTAATACCAACCGGCTGATGGCGCTTATTACGCAGATACTGGATTTCCGGCAGACAGAGATCAAGGGATTCCGGCTGGACCTGGCGCAGGTCAATATAAATGAGATATTACAAGGTACATTTATCAATTTTACACCTTTAGCGAAAAAGCGTTCTTTACAATATGAGATCGAACTGCCGGCTGAGCCTCTCTATGCCGCCGCTGATGAAGATGCATTACAGAAGATCATCAGTAACCTGCTCAGCAATGCTGTAAAGTATTCTACCGGTGCGGTAAAGGTGGTATTATACCCTGCATTATCCGGTACTCCTCATTTTGTGATCGAGTGTTGGAGCGATGGCAACCAGATACCTGCGGAGATGGCGGAGAAGATATTTGAGCCATTTTTCCGGCTGAAGGAAACGATACGACAGAAAGGCACCGGTATTGGGCTGGCATTGGCCCGCTCGCTGGCGCTCTTACATAAAGGAGAATTATATCTGCGTACCGATGCGCCGGAAGGCTGGAATGTATTTGTATTGACCATTCCCATGGAGGCTACCGGCGTGCGGTTATCATCACCAGATGTGACATCCCTGTATGATCATCCATAA
- a CDS encoding SusC/RagA family TonB-linked outer membrane protein gives MKSTFWHSFLGTLSAVLWHSWRNSKPASLCFSLLIIASLSAFSQDNSKITVTGSVRDSAGKGVAEVTVLEKGTKNATRTDAEGTYTLKVTSAQSTLLFSSIGYVPQEVTVGQRSVIRILLMEDKKDIGEVVVVGYGARRKESLTGAISSVSAKDLGRVHGGATVSATLAGKMPGVTFRMPDGRPGAGANIQIRNLGDPLFVIDGIQQDAGQFNNLAPNDIESIAVLKDASAAIYGVRAANGVVVVTTKKGKLGSANRVNIDAYTGIQNWSRFPNVINNSYDYMRYRAEAEMNGPGRSTTITPAELEKYKAGTERGYQSFNWRDFIIQPNAPLTSVNVNVTGGSEKINYYLSGTRLDQNSVLGREFKFGRTNIQSNVTARIGERIKVGVNINGRIETKENPGVPGTDDYWLARFAVMRNTPLERPYANDNPNYLNDIKHNETNWAYLNYKNAGRFKSDWRVLQSNFTAEYQVPGITGLTISGVYSYYLADLMFNNHEYTYNTYTYNPDDDSYKVTGGSTNPWREREQVKQINITTQWQLNYNRTFGSHTIGATFVAERIKNQRQRNWIHSVPSANVLSLIYFNTADSYDDSDDIEARIGYIGRFTYSFADKYFFEVSARRDASYLFAPDKRVGYFPAASAGWRLTEEKWLRNIIGHKSILSDLKLRASYGVLGDDGRQLDLPAYAYREGYSYNQGVAILDGKAIVGSRDRGVPITNISWLRSKMFDVGIDFSMFNGRLSGTVDYFYRKRTGLRGRKLDVLVPIEIGYNLPDENINSDAQYGQEIALQYNGEAGKLRYHLGGNFSYSRSKFLSSYSPRFFNSWDQYRNSRENRLDNITWGYEVIGQFTSQDQINNYPVNIDGEGNKTLLPGDLIYKDMNGDGKIDGYDERPIGYGVGKQPNINFGFSFGLSYSNFDFTADFSGASGYTWFQNYETRWAFQNDGNLNTIFEDRWHRQDLYDLNSPWVPGKYPANRFNQSKHSNYTRNSTFWAHNVTYLRARTLELGYTLPEKLRKRLRMQAARFYINAYNLFSFDNLKPYSIDPEVNDENGLQFPQNKVFNVGIHLSL, from the coding sequence ATGAAATCCACGTTTTGGCACTCATTTTTGGGTACGCTGTCTGCTGTCCTATGGCATAGCTGGCGAAACAGCAAACCCGCTTCCTTATGCTTCTCCCTACTGATCATCGCCAGCCTTTCCGCGTTTTCTCAGGATAATAGTAAGATCACTGTCACAGGCAGCGTACGCGATAGCGCTGGCAAAGGTGTCGCAGAAGTCACCGTTCTCGAAAAAGGCACTAAAAATGCCACCCGCACCGACGCCGAAGGCACCTACACCCTCAAAGTCACCAGTGCTCAGTCCACATTACTGTTCTCCTCCATCGGCTACGTGCCCCAGGAAGTAACCGTCGGACAAAGATCCGTCATCCGGATACTCCTCATGGAAGACAAAAAAGACATCGGCGAAGTCGTAGTAGTAGGCTATGGCGCCCGTCGTAAAGAATCACTCACCGGTGCCATCTCGTCCGTCTCCGCAAAAGACCTGGGGCGCGTACACGGCGGCGCCACCGTCAGCGCTACCCTCGCAGGAAAAATGCCGGGCGTCACATTCCGTATGCCCGACGGCCGCCCCGGTGCCGGTGCTAACATCCAGATCCGTAACCTCGGAGACCCCCTCTTCGTCATCGATGGTATCCAACAGGACGCAGGCCAGTTCAATAACCTCGCCCCCAACGACATCGAAAGCATCGCCGTCCTCAAAGATGCCTCCGCCGCCATCTATGGCGTCCGTGCCGCCAACGGCGTAGTCGTAGTCACCACCAAAAAAGGAAAACTGGGCAGCGCCAACCGCGTCAATATCGACGCCTACACCGGCATACAGAACTGGTCCCGATTTCCAAATGTCATCAATAACTCCTACGACTATATGCGCTACCGCGCAGAGGCAGAAATGAACGGACCGGGTCGTAGTACTACCATCACCCCGGCAGAACTGGAAAAATATAAAGCAGGCACCGAACGTGGCTACCAAAGCTTCAACTGGCGCGACTTTATCATCCAGCCCAATGCCCCACTCACCTCCGTCAACGTAAACGTTACCGGTGGCTCCGAGAAGATCAACTACTACCTCTCCGGTACAAGACTCGATCAAAACTCCGTGCTGGGCAGAGAATTCAAATTTGGCCGTACCAACATTCAGTCTAACGTTACCGCCCGCATCGGCGAACGTATCAAAGTAGGCGTAAACATCAATGGCCGTATCGAAACAAAAGAAAATCCGGGTGTACCAGGCACCGACGACTACTGGCTCGCCAGGTTCGCCGTTATGCGTAACACACCACTCGAACGACCCTACGCAAACGACAACCCAAACTATCTCAACGATATCAAACATAACGAGACCAACTGGGCATACCTGAACTACAAAAATGCAGGCCGTTTCAAAAGCGACTGGCGCGTACTACAGTCCAACTTTACCGCAGAATACCAGGTGCCGGGTATCACCGGCCTCACCATCAGCGGCGTATATTCCTATTACCTCGCCGACCTGATGTTTAACAATCACGAATACACTTACAACACTTACACTTACAACCCGGATGATGACTCCTACAAAGTGACAGGGGGTAGTACAAACCCCTGGCGCGAAAGAGAACAGGTTAAACAGATCAACATCACCACACAATGGCAGCTGAACTACAACCGTACCTTCGGCAGCCATACTATCGGCGCTACCTTCGTGGCCGAACGTATAAAAAACCAACGCCAGCGCAACTGGATACACTCCGTACCCAGCGCCAACGTACTCTCTTTGATATACTTCAATACCGCAGATAGCTACGACGACAGCGACGACATAGAAGCCAGGATCGGATATATAGGCCGCTTTACCTACAGCTTCGCAGATAAATATTTCTTCGAAGTATCCGCACGCCGCGATGCATCCTATCTCTTCGCACCCGACAAAAGAGTCGGTTACTTCCCCGCAGCATCCGCCGGATGGCGCCTCACCGAAGAAAAATGGCTACGCAATATCATCGGTCATAAAAGCATATTGTCCGATCTCAAACTGAGAGCTTCCTACGGCGTACTGGGCGATGATGGCAGACAACTTGACCTGCCAGCCTACGCCTACCGCGAAGGATACAGCTACAACCAGGGCGTCGCCATTCTCGATGGTAAAGCCATCGTAGGCTCAAGAGATAGAGGCGTACCCATCACCAACATATCCTGGCTCCGCAGCAAAATGTTCGATGTAGGGATCGACTTTAGTATGTTCAATGGAAGATTAAGCGGTACCGTAGACTACTTCTATCGCAAACGTACCGGCCTCAGAGGGCGCAAGTTGGATGTACTCGTACCCATCGAAATAGGGTATAACCTGCCCGATGAAAACATCAACAGCGATGCCCAGTATGGACAGGAAATCGCTTTGCAATACAATGGCGAAGCAGGAAAACTACGCTACCACCTGGGGGGGAACTTCAGCTATTCCCGTTCCAAATTCCTCTCCTCCTACAGCCCCCGCTTCTTCAACTCCTGGGACCAGTACCGCAACTCCCGCGAAAACAGATTGGATAATATCACCTGGGGATACGAAGTGATTGGCCAGTTCACCTCCCAAGATCAGATCAATAACTATCCTGTAAATATTGATGGAGAAGGCAATAAAACACTCCTGCCGGGAGACCTGATCTATAAAGACATGAACGGCGATGGTAAGATTGATGGCTACGACGAACGGCCCATCGGCTACGGTGTAGGTAAACAGCCTAATATCAACTTCGGCTTTTCCTTCGGCCTGTCCTATAGCAACTTCGACTTCACCGCTGACTTCTCCGGCGCATCCGGATACACTTGGTTCCAGAACTACGAAACGCGTTGGGCATTCCAGAATGATGGTAACCTCAACACTATCTTCGAAGACCGCTGGCACCGCCAGGATCTGTACGATCTCAACAGCCCCTGGGTCCCTGGTAAATATCCGGCCAACAGGTTCAACCAGAGCAAGCATAGCAACTATACCCGCAACTCCACCTTCTGGGCACACAACGTAACATACCTGCGTGCCCGTACCCTGGAGCTGGGATACACCTTGCCCGAAAAACTAAGGAAACGCCTCCGTATGCAAGCCGCCCGTTTCTATATCAACGCGTATAACTTGTTCTCCTTCGACAACCTCAAACCATACAGCATCGACCCGGAAGTAAATGACGAAAATGGTTTGCAGTTCCCGCAGAACAAAGTGTTCAACGTAGGTATTCATCTCTCATTATAA